One segment of Paenibacillus rhizovicinus DNA contains the following:
- a CDS encoding glycoside hydrolase family 18 protein, which translates to MDKQYFKVGYVSDSALSEMTREDLLKLTHINVAFGHVRQDEIVTEHVKNIDAIYTIKREHPELKVILSVGGWSAGGFSEAASTEAGREKMAASAVRVVRTLPFDGIDLDWEYPCYGEAEIASSPADKQNFTLLLRAIREALNVQGSEDGRYYMLTIAAGADQYYVDGTEMDQAQQYLDYVQLMTYDMRGGFQVLTGHHSNLYTPTGDLFRISTDASVQIFVRAGVPKEKIVIGAAFYSRKWNNVPNRNNGLHQMAGTTGGYGPSFTELDAEYINKQGYVRHWDSEARAPYLFDGSTFISYEDEQSIQCKCEYVMDEGLAGIMFWEYSCDETHRLLNAIHQGFEK; encoded by the coding sequence ATGGACAAGCAATATTTTAAAGTAGGTTATGTGAGCGATTCGGCGCTTTCCGAGATGACGCGGGAGGATCTGCTGAAACTGACGCACATCAACGTGGCATTCGGCCATGTTCGCCAGGACGAAATCGTCACGGAGCATGTGAAGAACATCGACGCAATCTATACGATCAAGCGCGAGCACCCGGAGCTGAAGGTGATCTTGTCCGTCGGCGGCTGGAGCGCGGGCGGCTTCTCCGAAGCGGCTTCGACCGAAGCGGGCAGGGAGAAGATGGCTGCCTCGGCGGTTCGTGTCGTTCGGACGCTTCCTTTCGACGGGATCGACTTGGATTGGGAGTATCCGTGCTACGGCGAGGCGGAGATCGCTTCGAGTCCGGCGGATAAACAGAATTTCACGCTGCTGCTTCGCGCCATTCGCGAAGCGCTGAACGTTCAAGGTTCCGAGGACGGCCGCTACTACATGCTCACGATCGCAGCCGGTGCGGACCAGTACTACGTGGACGGCACGGAGATGGATCAAGCGCAGCAGTATCTGGACTACGTGCAGCTGATGACGTACGATATGCGCGGCGGTTTCCAAGTGCTGACCGGCCATCACTCCAATCTCTACACGCCGACGGGAGACCTGTTCCGCATCAGCACGGACGCATCCGTGCAAATTTTCGTTCGTGCCGGCGTGCCGAAGGAGAAAATCGTCATCGGAGCGGCCTTCTATTCCCGCAAGTGGAACAACGTGCCGAACCGCAATAACGGCTTGCATCAGATGGCCGGCACCACGGGTGGCTACGGTCCTTCCTTCACCGAATTGGACGCGGAGTATATCAATAAGCAAGGGTACGTCCGCCATTGGGACAGCGAGGCCCGCGCGCCGTATTTGTTCGACGGGTCGACCTTCATTTCGTACGAGGACGAGCAATCGATTCAATGCAAATGCGAGTATGTCATGGACGAGGGACTTGCGGGCATCATGTTCTGGGAGTACAGCTGCGACGAGACGCATCGCCTGCTGAACGCGATTCATCAAGGGTTCGAGAAGTAG
- a CDS encoding MFS transporter: protein MTAGNRSSTFALLALAISAFAIGTTEFISVGLLPLIAEDFHRSITTAGLTVTLYALGVTVGAPVLTSLTSQVSRKTLLLAIMIVFIAGNLLAALAGSIAVLLTARVISAFAHGIFMSIGSTLAAELVPENRRASAISIMFSGLTVATVTGVPIGTFIGQQLGWRAAFFAIVAIGVIAFLANWLLVPSNLRQGNRIRLSDQVKLVKNGRLLLVFLMTAFGYGGTFVVFTYLSPLLHEVTGFRESTVAVILLMYGIAIAVGNLIGGKAANRNPASALLYMFALQAVVLIALAFTAPYGVAGLITIFFMGLFAFMNVPGLQVYVVILAERFVPQAKDVASALNIAAFNAGIAIGAYMGGIVANSLGLVDTAWVGAIMVAVAVALTAWAKRLERRDQSAAAGPRHAQAS from the coding sequence ATGACAGCTGGCAATCGAAGCAGCACATTTGCATTACTAGCGTTGGCGATCAGCGCCTTTGCGATCGGAACGACGGAATTCATCAGCGTCGGGCTGCTGCCGCTAATCGCAGAGGATTTTCATAGATCTATTACGACAGCGGGCTTGACGGTGACCCTCTATGCGCTCGGCGTCACCGTCGGCGCTCCGGTGCTCACTTCGCTGACCTCGCAGGTTTCGCGCAAAACGCTCCTGCTTGCGATCATGATCGTGTTCATCGCGGGAAACTTGCTGGCCGCCTTGGCCGGCAGCATCGCCGTCCTATTGACCGCGCGCGTCATCTCGGCGTTCGCGCACGGCATCTTCATGTCCATCGGCTCTACGCTGGCGGCCGAGCTCGTACCGGAGAACCGCCGGGCAAGCGCCATCTCCATCATGTTCTCCGGATTGACCGTCGCGACGGTGACCGGCGTGCCGATCGGTACTTTCATCGGCCAGCAGCTCGGCTGGCGGGCGGCCTTCTTCGCCATCGTCGCGATCGGGGTCATCGCTTTCCTGGCCAACTGGCTGCTGGTGCCGTCCAATCTGCGCCAAGGGAACCGCATTCGGCTGAGCGACCAAGTGAAGCTCGTCAAGAACGGCAGATTGCTGCTCGTCTTCCTGATGACGGCTTTCGGGTACGGCGGGACGTTCGTCGTCTTCACTTACCTTTCGCCGCTGCTGCATGAAGTGACCGGTTTCCGGGAAAGCACGGTAGCCGTCATCCTGCTTATGTATGGGATTGCTATCGCTGTAGGCAACCTAATCGGAGGCAAAGCCGCCAACCGCAATCCGGCCTCGGCGCTGCTCTATATGTTTGCCCTGCAGGCCGTCGTTCTAATCGCGCTGGCATTTACCGCGCCATACGGGGTCGCCGGGCTGATTACGATCTTCTTCATGGGCTTGTTCGCCTTCATGAACGTGCCCGGCCTGCAGGTTTACGTCGTCATCTTGGCCGAACGGTTCGTTCCGCAGGCGAAGGACGTTGCATCCGCCCTCAATATCGCCGCGTTCAACGCGGGCATCGCGATTGGGGCTTATATGGGAGGCATCGTCGCCAATTCCTTGGGACTCGTCGATACGGCATGGGTCGGCGCGATCATGGTCGCCGTAGCGGTGGCGCTCACGGCATGGGCGAAGCGCTTGGAACGCCGCGACCAGTCGGCCGCTGCCGGTCCTCGGCATGCGCAAGCAAGCTAA
- a CDS encoding rhodanese-like domain-containing protein: MKTIIDVLFILAIAWFIYSRFGPAKGLRTLKEPEFRTAAEQTGSSLLVDVREPAEFKSGFIAGARNIPLSQLGRRLNELPKDRDLLLYCRSGMRSKQAARMLQKNGFTRLSHLQGGIGAWSQPLDRRG, translated from the coding sequence ATGAAAACGATAATTGACGTGCTGTTCATCCTCGCGATTGCATGGTTCATCTATTCGAGGTTCGGACCGGCGAAAGGGCTGCGGACGTTGAAGGAGCCGGAATTCCGCACGGCCGCCGAACAAACGGGAAGCAGCCTGCTTGTCGATGTCCGCGAACCGGCCGAATTCAAGAGCGGGTTCATTGCGGGCGCGCGGAATATTCCGCTGTCCCAGCTCGGCCGGCGCTTGAACGAATTGCCGAAGGATCGCGACCTTCTGCTCTATTGCAGAAGCGGCATGCGGAGCAAGCAGGCGGCGCGGATGCTGCAGAAGAACGGGTTCACCCGGTTAAGCCATCTGCAGGGCGGAATCGGCGCTTGGAGCCAGCCGTTGGACAGACGCGGGTAG
- a CDS encoding metal-sensitive transcriptional regulator, which produces MGYTYTDEMKTRLRRIEGQVRGVLRLMDEGKSCKDVVSQLSAVRNASDKAIAQIVAENLKQCLLEEQAAGNDVDKLVREAVELLVKSR; this is translated from the coding sequence ATGGGCTATACGTACACGGATGAAATGAAAACACGGCTCAGAAGAATCGAGGGCCAAGTGCGGGGCGTGCTGCGTCTGATGGATGAGGGCAAGTCGTGCAAGGACGTCGTCAGCCAGTTGTCCGCCGTGCGGAACGCCTCGGATAAGGCGATCGCCCAGATCGTAGCCGAGAACTTGAAGCAGTGTCTATTGGAAGAGCAAGCCGCGGGCAACGATGTGGACAAGCTGGTCAGGGAAGCCGTGGAGCTGCTTGTAAAGAGCCGGTAA
- a CDS encoding aldo/keto reductase: protein MLRNLQDTVKLHNGVQMPGFGLGVFKVEEGEELVQAVKSAIAFGYRSIDTAAIYGNEQGVGQAIREALEENNLRREELFVTSKVWNADQGYDSTLAAYETSLSKLGLDSLDLYLIHWPVEGKFKETWRALETLYKAGRVKAIGVSNFHVHHLEELLKDAEIKPMVNQVEFHPRLSQQALRDYTKAQGIQLEAWSPLMQGGLLDNETLVELAAKHGKSVTQIILRWDLQHGVVTIPKSTKAHRIAENASIYDFELSGEDMARIDALNEDRRVGPDPDNFDF from the coding sequence ATGTTGAGAAATCTACAAGACACAGTAAAGCTTCATAACGGCGTTCAAATGCCAGGGTTCGGTCTAGGCGTCTTCAAAGTCGAAGAAGGGGAGGAACTGGTGCAAGCGGTGAAATCCGCGATCGCCTTCGGTTATCGCAGCATCGATACGGCCGCTATTTACGGCAACGAGCAAGGCGTCGGCCAGGCGATCCGCGAGGCGCTTGAAGAGAACAACCTCCGCAGAGAAGAGCTGTTCGTGACCTCCAAAGTTTGGAATGCCGACCAAGGCTATGATTCGACGCTGGCCGCCTACGAGACAAGCTTGAGCAAGCTCGGTTTGGACAGTCTTGACCTGTACTTGATCCACTGGCCTGTGGAAGGCAAGTTCAAAGAAACCTGGCGCGCGCTGGAGACGTTGTACAAAGCCGGCCGCGTGAAGGCAATCGGCGTCAGCAACTTCCATGTGCATCACTTGGAAGAACTGCTGAAAGACGCGGAAATCAAGCCGATGGTCAACCAGGTGGAATTCCATCCTCGTCTGTCCCAGCAAGCGCTGCGCGATTATACGAAAGCACAAGGCATTCAGCTCGAAGCCTGGTCCCCGCTCATGCAGGGCGGCCTGCTGGACAACGAAACGCTGGTCGAGCTCGCGGCCAAACACGGCAAGTCCGTCACGCAAATCATTCTCCGCTGGGATCTCCAGCACGGCGTCGTGACCATCCCGAAATCGACGAAGGCACATCGCATTGCCGAGAACGCGTCCATCTACGATTTCGAGCTGTCCGGCGAAGACATGGCCCGCATCGATGCGCTGAACGAAGACCGTCGCGTCGGTCCGGACCCGGATAACTTTGATTTCTAA
- a CDS encoding winged helix-turn-helix transcriptional regulator: MAKEGAVKKKYNISVEATLEVIGGKWKCVILCHLTHGKKRTSDLKRLMPGITQKMLIQQLRELESDGIINRNVYNQVPPKVEYELSTYGWSLKSVLDLLCNWGEKHIIKEYGDKSVMLEDNVLNELETLEEADEMVTS, from the coding sequence GTGGCGAAAGAAGGAGCGGTCAAGAAGAAGTACAATATCTCGGTCGAGGCGACGCTTGAAGTCATCGGCGGGAAGTGGAAATGCGTGATTTTGTGCCATCTGACGCACGGGAAGAAACGGACAAGCGATCTAAAACGGCTTATGCCCGGCATTACGCAGAAGATGCTGATCCAGCAGCTGCGGGAGCTCGAAAGCGACGGCATCATCAATCGTAACGTGTACAATCAGGTGCCGCCCAAGGTCGAATACGAGCTGAGCACCTATGGCTGGAGCTTGAAATCGGTGCTGGATCTCCTATGTAACTGGGGAGAGAAACACATCATTAAAGAATACGGCGATAAGTCGGTCATGCTCGAGGACAATGTTCTTAATGAACTGGAAACGCTCGAGGAAGCGGATGAGATGGTCACGAGCTAG
- a CDS encoding rhodanese-like domain-containing protein, producing MAFKIPQEITPQEVEARLLQGEQLYMLDVREPDEWAAGHVAGTVNFPLSQLAERQHELAPGRETIVMCRSGGRSGLACELLSEKGFRVVNMTGGLNAWTGSLA from the coding sequence ATGGCTTTTAAAATCCCACAGGAAATAACGCCGCAGGAAGTGGAAGCGCGCTTGCTGCAGGGAGAGCAGTTATATATGCTGGACGTCCGCGAGCCGGATGAATGGGCGGCCGGCCATGTCGCGGGAACCGTGAACTTCCCGCTCAGCCAGCTGGCCGAGCGGCAGCATGAGCTTGCGCCCGGGCGCGAGACCATCGTCATGTGCCGAAGCGGCGGACGCAGCGGGCTTGCGTGCGAGCTGCTGAGCGAGAAGGGTTTTCGGGTCGTGAATATGACGGGCGGGCTGAACGCCTGGACGGGCAGCTTGGCATAG
- a CDS encoding YkvA family protein has product MIEKIKTWAKQLKRKVFVLYFAYKDDRTPWFVKAFAICVVAYAFSPIDLIPDFIPIVGYLDDVILIPLGVALALKMIPDTVIRDCTVKAENRLQNGKPKNWLAGSIIIVVWIAVFFWISSVIYRHF; this is encoded by the coding sequence ATGATCGAAAAAATAAAAACGTGGGCCAAACAACTAAAAAGAAAGGTCTTTGTACTTTATTTTGCATATAAGGATGATCGTACGCCTTGGTTTGTAAAAGCCTTCGCCATATGTGTTGTAGCATATGCCTTTAGCCCAATCGACCTGATTCCAGACTTTATCCCGATAGTAGGATATCTGGACGATGTGATACTGATTCCGCTTGGCGTTGCTCTCGCACTGAAAATGATACCAGATACGGTGATTCGAGATTGTACGGTAAAGGCCGAGAACCGATTACAGAATGGAAAGCCGAAAAATTGGCTTGCCGGAAGTATAATTATTGTAGTGTGGATAGCGGTTTTCTTTTGGATTTCTTCCGTAATCTATCGTCATTTCTGA
- a CDS encoding DeoR/GlpR family DNA-binding transcription regulator, translated as MFAEERREQILAQLEQEKRVLAKDLAEKFQISIDSIRRDLSIMEKQGLLKKTHGGAISSRKVRQVPRPPEMRYGEGSPQGNAIAKLAVSYLRANDTVFIGSGAISYVLLKYLPEGMPLTIVTNSIRVADTLREREAIETYLIGGRVKPSGNITDVIANEFIRQFKFDISFMTGGGVSEQGIFASTPEVAAFLRAVASASRRRIGITTHRSLGNDGFARAGQIGDLDMLITDWDADPEAIERIQTLGVKVIVAQKDEEDHEHV; from the coding sequence ATATTCGCCGAAGAGCGGAGGGAGCAGATCCTGGCTCAGCTGGAGCAGGAGAAGCGGGTGCTCGCCAAGGATTTAGCCGAGAAGTTTCAAATATCCATCGATTCCATTCGCCGCGACTTGTCGATCATGGAGAAACAGGGCCTGCTCAAGAAAACGCATGGCGGGGCTATCTCTTCGCGGAAAGTCAGGCAGGTTCCGCGGCCGCCGGAAATGCGGTACGGAGAGGGCTCCCCGCAGGGAAACGCGATCGCGAAGCTGGCCGTTTCCTATTTACGGGCAAACGACACCGTGTTTATCGGCAGCGGAGCGATTTCGTACGTACTGCTGAAGTATTTGCCCGAGGGCATGCCGCTTACGATCGTCACGAACAGCATTCGGGTTGCGGACACGCTGCGCGAGCGGGAAGCGATCGAGACGTATTTGATCGGGGGCAGGGTGAAGCCTTCCGGCAACATTACCGATGTCATCGCGAATGAATTCATTCGGCAGTTTAAGTTCGATATCAGCTTCATGACGGGCGGCGGCGTCTCGGAGCAAGGCATCTTCGCCTCTACCCCCGAGGTGGCGGCTTTCCTGCGTGCGGTTGCGTCGGCGTCGCGCCGGCGAATCGGCATTACCACGCATCGTTCGCTCGGCAATGACGGATTTGCCCGAGCCGGGCAGATCGGGGATCTGGATATGCTCATTACGGATTGGGATGCCGACCCGGAGGCGATTGAGCGGATTCAGACGCTGGGCGTCAAAGTCATCGTAGCGCAGAAGGATGAAGAAGATCATGAGCATGTCTAG